In Dermacentor silvarum isolate Dsil-2018 chromosome 2, BIME_Dsil_1.4, whole genome shotgun sequence, the following proteins share a genomic window:
- the LOC119442462 gene encoding uncharacterized protein LOC119442462, whose product MEVGQIATPLVVLVVALTCSAAPEGSRLDEDCGNTTCIPEECEMMGSVCVENSCGQLECVSQTTAHHSGMCPYMGSAPDGECTDNESETTCDDLGCQKEGKVCCPDKCGYLRCT is encoded by the exons ATGGAAGTCGGTCAAATTGCGACGCCCCTGGTTGTCCTGGTCGTGGCCCTGACCTGCTCCGCCGCACCCGAGGGAAGCAGACTGGACGAAGATTGCGGAAACACAACGTGCATTCCAGAAGAGTGCGAGATGATGGGTTCCGTTTGTGTTGAGAACAGCTGCGGACAGCTAGAGTGCGTTAGTC AGACCACTGCACACCATTCGGGGATGTGCCCCTACATGGGATCGGCACCTGATGGGGAGTGTACCGACAACGAATCGGAAACCACGTGCGATGATCTCGGCTGCCAGAAGGAAGGAAAAGTTTGCTGCCCGGACAAATGCGGCTACCTGCGCTGTACATGA